Proteins from a single region of Oncorhynchus tshawytscha isolate Ot180627B linkage group LG03, Otsh_v2.0, whole genome shotgun sequence:
- the LOC112235527 gene encoding farnesyl pyrophosphate synthase codes for MGDSSCSNGTHHSGAVQSDPQLFEAQFEELVTELTEQDLTDSVLADALNRLREVLHYNTPGGKRNRGLSVIGSLRELVPPTELTQDAVRRALLVGWCIELLQAFFLVADDIMDASVTRRGQPCWYKRERVGLDAINDSFLLEGSIYRLLRRHCRAQPYYVHLLELFTETSFQTELGQALDLMTAPPGQIDLNRFTMERYKAIVKYKTAFYSFYLPVAAAMYMAGIDSEEEHNNAKHILLEMGEFFQIQDDYLDCYGDPAVTGKIGTDIQDNKCGWLVVTALGVMTPEQRAELESCYGRHDSVEKVKALYNTLQMPTLYHQYEDHSYQRLQKLIARHAQNLPHAVFLNFAKKIYKRSK; via the exons ATG GGTGACAGTAGTTGCAGCAACGGGACCCACCACTCGGGGGCGGTGCAGTCAGACCCACAGCTGTTTGAGGCCCAGTTTGAGGAGCTGGTGACCGAGCTCACAGAGCAGGACCTCACAGACTCTGTCCTCGCTGACGCTCTCAACAGACTCCGAGAG gTGTTGCATTACAACACTCCTGGAGGAAAAAGAAACAGAGGTCTGTCTGTGATTGGCTCTTTGAGGGAGCTTGTTCCTCCCACTGAGCTGACCCAGGATGCTGTTCGACGGGCCCTGCTGGTTGGCTGGTGCATTGAGCTG ctccaggCGTTCTTCTTGGTAGCTGATGACATCATGGATGCTTCAGTGACTCGGAGAGGTCAGCCCTGCTGGTACAAGAGG GAGAGAGTGGGTCTGGATGCCATCAATGATTCCTTCCTCCTGGAGGGATCCATCTACAGACTACTGCGCAGACACTGCAGGGCACAGCCCTACTACGTACACCTATTGGAGCTCTTcactgag ACGTCCTTCCAGACAGAGCTGGGCCAGGCACTGGACCTGATGACCGCTCCTCCTGGTCAAATAGACCTCAACCGCTTCACCATGGAGAG ATATAAGGCCATAGTAAAGTACAAGACTGCCTTCTACTCCTTCTACCTCCCTGTGGCAGCAGCCATGTACATG GCGGGCATCGACAGTGAAGAGGAACACAACAACGCCAAGCATATCTTACTGGAGATGGGAGAGTTCTTCCAAATACAG GATGACTACCTGGATTGCTATGGCGACCCGGCGGTGACAGGGAAGATTGGAACAGACATCCAGGACAACAAATGCGGCTGGCTGGTGGTGACCGCTCTAGGGGTCATGACCCCGGAACAAAGGGCAGAGCTGGAG TCATGTTATGGTCGGCATGACAGTGTGGAGAAGGTGAAAGCACTGTACAACACCCTACAGATGCCCACCCTGTACCACCAATACGAAGACCACAGCTATCAGCGCTTACAGAAACTCATTGCGCGTCACGCCCAAAACCTTCCACACGCAGTTTTCCTCAACTTTGCCAAGAAAATCTACAAGAGAAGCAAGTGA